In Fusarium oxysporum f. sp. lycopersici 4287 chromosome 4, whole genome shotgun sequence, a genomic segment contains:
- a CDS encoding exocyst complex protein EXO70, whose translation MSVGLSGNAHTALDEEARAEVDVLNSRLEKTTQLTKKIQSCLNRLESTGKSVQDVAGPLNGETRRLQILGNNVDSVLAAIDRLRQPADSKNDEEQIIRVGPEKAGLSNYLASIKRLDKALNEMKASNLRANQQTMADLTRLIKSGNSQLESHFETLLRAETPRSVEPLHFITKDKPFPTLPQDKIARLGLVYSYVIESHHNGSSELAHIYAEVRGPYLSTSLANLAAASVNTAKKKSPDAVYRAGTNGIGTYSQAMEGLFVSEYDNVCSVFSREDWGVVFQSTCQAAMAELARTLRELNAHIKNHLNTDCYLAYEITEIISALSGKLETRTGELKGALAAALKPVRETAKSSLAELLDETRRKISMLQMLPSDGAPISLVSETMQRLQTMVHFLRPISSIMISLGDGGWNSNAAASGRSTDAIPSLASFDIGADGKEIFSHYCTDTIEMLLSGLDQKSRVLMKSRAVAGVFLANSVVIIGRMVQNSELSGLLENKLDILEQWRKKATAAYTDVCKDLSVHLFDTVHTNRAHRPTSGPVDSTSIVKGLGSKDKDRIKEKFTQFNSAFDDMVSRHKSYSMEREVRRMFGEDIRQKLQPLYERFWDRYHEIDKGKGKYVKYDKTSIAAVFSSLAS comes from the exons ATGTCGGTCGGACTCTCTGGCAACGCGCATACCGCTCtagatgaagaagcaaggGCTGAGGTTGACGTCCTCAATTCGCGGCTCGAAAAGACGACGCAATTGACCAAGAAGATTCAATCGTGCCTCAACCGACTCGAGTCGACAGGGAAGAGTGTCCAAGATGTTGCAGGACCTCTGAACGGAGAGACCAGGCGACTGCAAATATTGGGAAATA ACGTTGATTCAGTCCTGGCCGCCATTGACCGATTGCGCCAACCTGCAGATAGCAAGAATGACGAAGAGCAGATCATTCGAGTCGGCCCCGAGAAGGCCGGTCTCTCCAATTACCTGGCTTCTATCAAACGTCTAGACAAGGCCTTGAACGAGATGAAAGCCTCCAACTTGCGCGCCAACCAACAAACGATGGCCGATCTAACGCGACTCATCAAGTCAGGCAATAGTCAGCTGGAATCCCATTTCGAAACATTGCTGCGCGCAGAGACTCCTCGATCCGTCGAGCCGTTGCACTTTATCACAAAAGACAAGCCTTTCCCAACACTACCTCAGGACAAAATAGCCCGGCTCGGCCTGGTCTATTCGTATGTCATCGAGAGTCACCACAACGGATCCTCTGAGCTCGCCCATATATATGCAGAGGTACGCGGCCCATAcctctcaacatccttggcCAACCTTGCTGCCGCAAGTGTCAACAccgccaagaagaagagcccAGATGCTGTCTACCGTGCGGGGACCAACGGAATAGGGACCTACTCGCAAGCTATGGAGGGCCTTTTTGTCTCCGAATACGACAATGTGTGCAGTGTCTTCTCACGTGAGGATTGGGGTGTGGTCTTCCAGTCAACTTGCCAGGCAGCGATGGCTGAGCTTGCCCGAACGTTGCGTGAACTCAATGCTCATATCAAAAATCACCTCAACACCGACTGTTATCTGGCATATGAAATCACCGAGATCATCTCGGCTCTTTCAGGCAAGCTCGAAACACGCACCGGAGAATTGAAAGGAGCACTCGCTGCAGCCCTGAAGCCTGTTCGAGAGACCGCCAAGTCGTCCCTTGCGGAGCTCCTTGACGAGACCAGGCGCAAGATCAGCATGCTACAGATGTTACCCTCAGATGGCGCTCCAATATCCCTCGTCTCGGAGACAATGCAGCGCCTTCAGACGATGGTACACTTTCTACGCCCCATCTCGAGCATAATGATATCATTAGGGGATGGCGGATGGAACTCCAACGCGGCGGCTAGCGGACGCTCGACCGATGCAATTCCCAGTCTAGCATCGTTCGATATAGGAGCGGATGGTAAAGAGATCTTTTCGCATTACTGCACTGATACTATCGAAATGCTCCTCTCTGGTTTGGACCAGAAGTCACGCGTGCTCATGAAGAGCAGAGCTGTTGCTGGAGTATTTCTGGCCAATAGCGTTGTCATCATTGGAAGAATGGTTCAGAACTCGGAACTTAGCGGGCTGCTGGAGAACAAACTTGACATTCTCGAGCAATGGCGCAAAAAGGCAACGGCAGCTTATACGGATGTTTGCAAAGACCTTTCCGTCCACCTGTTCGACACTGTACATACCAACCGTGCCCATCGTCCAACTTCTGGACCTGTCGACTCTACTTCGATCGTCAAGGGGCTGGgaagcaaagacaaagacaggATCAAAGAGAAGTTCACGCAATTCAACAGCGCATTTGACGACATGGTTTCTCGACACAAATCGTACAGCATGGAGCGGGAAGTCCGGCGAATGTTTGGGGAGGACATTCGCCAGAAATTGCAGCCTCTCTACGAGCGGTTTTGGGACCGGTATCACGAAATCGATAAGGGCAAAGGCAAGTACGTCAAATATGATAAGACTTCCATCGCCGCTGTGTTTTCCAGTTTGGCTTCCTGA